TTTCGCCAGCGGTGGGCTGGGGACGAGCCGCGGTCCATTTGCTTTTTAAGCTCTTAAAATAATTGGAAAAAAATTCGATAGCCGCTTCGATCGCCGGTTCTCGTACAAAATTTTGTTTCGAAGCCGATTTTTTTCACAACACCACCCTCAAAATATGGATAATAAAAAATACGGATTTGAAAAAATCCGCCGTAGGTCCAAAGGGTTTGACACTCGATTTTTAATGGGCGTATATAAAATTCGATCGAGCTGAAAATCTTTTTTCATCTTGGGCGTTAAGCGGGAAAGCGGCCTTGGACCAGGCCCTTCCTATAAAACAGACCATTTTGGGTAACATCCATATCTTCAAAGCGGCGGTCTTTTCGCCGCCGCGGGGCATTTGCTTTGAAAGGCCCGATGCGACGTTTAGCTTTACCTATCCTGCTCCTCGTGTTTCTGATCGGCGCCTGCGGATCCTCGCCCAAGCAAGCCAAGTCCTCGCACCATAAAGCCAAAAAGTATTCGGACATCGCCGTCGAAGGCAACAACTCCCGCCGCGGCCAGGCCGTCACCGAGGACGAGGACGCCAGCCTCGAAGACGTCATCTACGACTCGCTCGGCCATCGCAGCGGAACCGGCGTCCACTACGGGAAGCACAGCATCGCCAGCGGCAGCTACGACATCCCGATGACCGACAATCGGTACGTCCAAAAGTGGATCGACTATTTCACCGGCAGGGGCCGCGGCCATTTCGCTCGCTACCTGGCCCGCTCCGGCCGCTTCATTCCTTACATGCATTCGGTGCTCAAGAAGTACGGCGTGCCTAGCGACATCGTCTACCTCAGCATGATCGAGAGCGGATTCAATACCCGGGCCGCCAGCTGGGCCTCGGCGGTCGGTCCCTGGCAGTTCATCAAGTCGACCGGCGCGATGTACGGGCTCAACGTCGATTATTACGTCGACGAGCGGCGCGACATCGAGAAGTCGACCCACGCCGCCGCCCAGCACCTGAAGGACCTCTACGACGAATTCGGCCATTGGTACCTGGCCTTCGCCGCCTACAACGCCGGCGCCGGCAAGGTCCGCAACGCGATCAACCGCCACGGCACCAATTTCTGGGACATGGTCGAAGGCAATTACCTCCGCCAAGAGACCAAGGACTACGTGCCCAAGATCATCGCCGCCGCGATGATCAGCAAGAACCCGTCGCGCTACGGTTTCCGCGAGGTCGAGTATCAGGTCCCGATCGACTACGAGAAGGTCAAGATGAGCTCGGCCACCGACCTCGAGGTCGCCGCCGAGTGCGCCGGCGTCGATCCCGACCTGATCCGGCTGCTCAACTCCGAGCTGCTCCAAGACATGACGCCGCCCCACATCCAGGGCTACGCGCTTAAAATTCCCCGCGGCACCCGCGACCGCTTCATGCGCAAATACGCCTCGCTCAGCCCCTCCCAGCGGATGCGGGCCATCGAGTACGTCGTCCGCGGCGGCGACTCCTTGGGCGAGATCGCCGACCGTTTCGGCGTTTCCGAGGCCCAGATCGCCAAGGCCAATCCCGGCGACGTCGAGGTCCGCCACATCAAGAAGACCGAGAAGGTCAAGGTCTACGGCAAGCGCGGCAAGTTCAAGTGGCAGAAGCGGAGCTTCACCGTCGCCCGCTACGAGGTCGATTCCGGCTCCCGCCTGACCATTCCTCGGGGTGGAGTTTCCAAGAGCGATTCGATGCGCGACGACGCGGCGGCCCGAGCCGCCAGCCGGGAGTTCGGCATCAACGTGGCCCGGGCGGACAGCGATTTGCCGAAGGGCAAGAACAAGAAAGACAAGGATAAGAAGGACAAGAAGAAGCCGAAGGAAGAGGTCCAGATCGCGGCCCGCGAGCCCTTGCCGGTTGCGGCTCCGCCGGCCCAACCCAGCGGCCCCAAGAGCGACGATTTAGCGGTCGAGGGCGATCCCTTCGCCAAGCCGGCCGAAGTCGAAACCGCCCGCAGCGCTTCCACCGGCTCCTCCGATTTGAGCCCGATGACCGGCGCTCCGGCCGAGAAGACCGACGTCAACCGCGGCACCCCGATGGCCTTCAACGATCGGCCCGATGGCGCCGGCCCATCCGAAAACCAATTGCAGCAGGCGGTGGATTCGCTGGGCGTGAACCGCGATGAGCCGGCGGTCGGCGATCCGGCCGGCGGCAGCGCCCCGGCGGCGGCCGAGGCCCCGGCCGAAGCGGCGGCTCCGGTCGCGGCCAAGCGGGCGCCGGCGGCGCCCAAGGCCAAGCCTTCGATCTATACCGTGAAGCGCGGCGACACTCTTTCCGAAGTGGCCCAGGCTCACGGCGTGAGCGTCGAGCAGTTGAAGCAATGGAACGGCCGGAAGCTGGCCCACGGCCTCCAAAGCGGGAGCAAGATCGTCGTCCAAGCGCCGGCCGCCCCGGCCAAGAGCCCGACTTCGACCCGAGTCGCCGCGGCCAAGCCGGCCAAGACCATCCGCTACAAGGTGAAGCGCGGCGACAACCTCACCACCATCGCCAAGCGCCACGACACCACCACCGCCGAGCTGCTCAAGCTCAACGGCATGAAGAGCCCCAAGATCGTCCCCGGGACGATGCTGGTGGTTCGCCGGGCGAAGTAGGGGCGGGGCTTGCCCCCGCCCGCATGCACAGACACTGTCGGGTAGACGGGGCGACCGCAAGGGTCGCCCTACAATGACCGATTCGCCTTCGCCCTCTTCAACACATTGTAGAAATGCCCCTGCGAGACATCGAGCCACTTGATGGCGGTGTAGGCCTTTTCGCCCGAGGCTTGATAGGCGGCCCAGAAGATGTTTTCGAGGTAGTCCTTCAAGGTCTTGCCTTGGCTCAAGAGGAAGCCGTCCTTGAAGAGGGGATTGCTCTTCTCGTTCAAGCTGAAATCCTTGATCCGCTTGTAGAAGGTGGCCATCGAGACGTCGAGCGATGCGGCGGCGGCCGCCGGCTTGAAGTCGGCGGCGGCGTAGGCCTTGGCGAAGATCACCTTTTCGTAATCTTCCCAGGTCCGGCGGTTGTCATAGGCGTTGTGGGCGTCGATGCGGGCCGTCTCCGCGACTTCCTCGGCATTGCGAGAAGTCGAGGTCGATGCAGCCGAGATCGGCCGGGCGGCGACCGCGGCCGAGGCCGGACCCTGACGCTTGCCGAAGTGCTCGGGCAGGGCTTTGGGTGTCAGCTCGCCGCCTTCGGCCAAGGCGCAGGCGACTCGGATCGTGTTTTCCAATTCCCGGATGTTACCCGGCCAATCGTAGTCGAGCAGCCGCTTGAGCAGGCCGCCGCTGATCTTGGGCGGCTTCTTTTGGCCGTGCTCCTTGGCGTAATTCGCCACGAAACGCTCGGCCAGGGCCGGAACGTCCTCCTTGCGCTCGCGAAGCGGCGGCAGCGGGATTCGGATTTGGCAGACCCGGTAATAGAGGTCCTCGCGGAACAGGCCCTGCTCGATCAGGCTTTCGAGGTTCTTGTGGCTGGCGCTGATCACCCGGGCGTCGAACTTCACCGGCTTGGAATCGCCGACCGGAATGATCTCGCCTTCCTGCAAGGCCCGGAGCAACTTCACCTGCAGGCCCATCTCGAGCTCGGCGACTTCATCCAAAAAAATCGTCCCGCCGTCGGCCTCGGCGAAGAGGCCCTTCTTGTCCTTGCTGGCGCCGGTGAAGGCGCCGGCCTTGTAGCCGAAGAGCTCGCTCTCGATCAGGTTGGGCGGGATGCCGCCGCAGTTGATCGCGACGAAGCGGGCTTGGGCCCGCTGCTTGTTGTTGTAGTGCAGGGCCTTGGCGATCAGCTCCTTGCCGGTCCCGGTCTCGCCGTTGATGAACACCGAGATATTGGTTTCGGTGATCTTGTCGAGCAGCTTGAAGACCTCGTACATCGCCTTGCCCTTGGCGACGATGTTCTCGTAGGCATAGCGGGTCGGGAGCTTGCCGGCGCCCTCGCCGAGCAGCTCGTGGTAGTGCTCGGCCTCGGCCTCGGCTTGCTCGAGCCGGGCCTTGAGCGCGGCCTGGGCCTTCTCGTAGGCCTCGAAGAGCTTGGCGTTCTCGATGGCCAGGCCGGCCTGGTCGCAGAAGGCCTGGAGGATCGGGAGACGGGTCTTGTCGAAGGCGCCGGGCCGATAGCGGTGGTCGAGGTAGAGCACGCCGACGGTCTTGTTGCGGGAATGGATCGGCAGGCAGAGGATCGAGCGCAGCTTCAGGATCATCACCGATTGGTACTCGTTGAAGCGGCCGTCCTGGCTGGCGTCGTCGCTCTCGACGATCTCGCCGCTCTGCAGGGCCTGCTCGGCGACCTTGGAGGAGATCTCGGTCAAGTTGGCGTTGACCGCGGTGTTGATCGAGGCCCGGACCTCGAGCCGCTCGCGCTCGTCGAGCAGGAGGATCAAGCCGCGCTCGGCGCCGCTCAATTCCAGCGCATACTGGAGGACGCTCTTCAAGACGAAGTCGAGGTTGGTTTCGGCATTGATGAAGCGGGTGAGCTGGAGGAGCTTGGCGTAGTCCGAATCGGCCAGCGGATTGAAGAGCGCCGAGCGCTGGGACTCGCGGGTGTATTCGAAATTGGCGGCGGTGGCGGCCGGCTCGCGGCTGCCGGCGCCGGGACCGGCGGCCAGCATGTTCTCGAGCTTGGTGATCTCGATCTGCTCGTTGGAGCTGAGCTCTCTTTTCTTCAAGGCCTGGATGATCTCCTCGGCCTCGGCTCGGCGATCGCGGTCGAGGTGGAGCCGGGCCAGCGTCACTTTCACCGGGAAGAGCAGGGGAGCCAGGGCCTCTTGGCTCTCGGCGATGGCCTCGGCTTCGCGGACCAGGCCCTGGGCCGCCTCGAATTCCTTCTGCCGCCGCAGGACGTCGCCCAGCTCCAGCTTGGCCGAGGCCAGGAAGTACTGCTCGTAGAGGCCTTTGCCCAGCGACTCGGCCAGCCGGACCGCGACCTTCAAGTGGGGCGTGGCCTCGCTCAAGCGGTCGAGGCTGGCCAGGACGATGCCGAGGTTGGTCTCGATGCCGGCCTGGCTTTGAAAATCCTGCAGCTTCTGGGCGATGGTCAGGGCCCGGTCGTAATACTTGCGGCTGTTTTCGAAATCCTGCCGCAAGTGATAGATCCGGCCGATGCCGTTGTAGGCCCGGAGCAGCATGTCGAAGTTCTTCTGCGACTTGGCCAGGTCGATGGCTCGCTTGAAATAATCGATGGCGGTGTCCTGGCGATCGAGGGCTGCCTCGGTCTCGGCCAAGTTGTAAAAAGCTTTGACCTGGAGCGGCTCGTTTTGGATTTCACGGAAGAGCTCGAGCTGCTTGAGCAGGAAATCGCGGGCCTCCTCGTGCCTGCCCAGGGCCATCAAGACCTCGCCCAAATCGTTGTTGATGACGCGGCGGCGTTGCTCCTCGGGCAGGTCGAGCCATTGCGCGTGAGCCTGCTTGAAGGTCTCCTCGGCCTCGGGCAAGCGGCCCTCTTGGTATTGGATCCGCCCGAGGTAATTCTCGAAGATGACTTTCTTCTGGGGCTCGGCCCCGGGAAATTCTTCCATCAGGGTAAGGCCGGCGTGGAAGCTGGCCTTGGCTTTCTCCAGCGAGTTGGCCCGGATATAAGCCGCGCCGAGATGTTCCAAGGTGGAAACTTTCAGCCGGACATTGATCTCGCTGTTGGAGAGCTTCTTGAGCCGCTCCCGGGTTTCGTCGAAGTGGGCCAAGGCCTCGTTCAATTTGCCCAAGCCGATCAGCTCCTCGCCGATCTTGAGCCGGATGTGGATGGCGGCCTCGACGTCGTCCGTGGCCAAGCCCTCGGCCAGCTCGAGATTTTCCAGCGCTTTCTGGAAGTCGCCTTTCTTCTCCAAGCGGCGGGCCAATTCGACCAGGGCCTCGCGCGACTCGCGGCCGGCGCCGGCCCGGCCCAAGTGGTAGAGCCGCTCGCCGATCTTGCCCTCGCGGGACGCCAGAGCCGCTGCCCAAGCGGCGTGGGCCGCGGCGGATTTTCCGGGACTCAGCGCCTTCTGCAGATGGCTTTGCAAGAAAGGGTTGGCGATCCGGTAGGCCTGGGCGGCCTCGTCGCGCTGGAGATAGCCGAGGTTGAGCAGCTCCAGCATCCAGTAGTGCAGGTCGTCCGCCTTCGAAGCCGCTTGCAAGAGCTCGGCGCTCACCGGCTCGGGGCTCAGCGCGATCCATTCCAAAAGCTCGCGGGCCGGCTGGTCGAGCTTGGCGAGCTCCTTGGCCAGGGCCTCCTCGAGATTGGCCGAGGCCTGGGCCGAGCTGAAGTCGATGCCGAGGTCTTCGAGAGTGTCGGCGCTCCAGCGGCCTTGCTCGTCGAAGAGGGCGCCGCGGCGGATCAATTCCTCGAGCAGCTCGGTGAGGAAACGGGGCGAGCCGGCGCTGCGCCGCTCCAGCTCTTCGACCAAGGCGGCGGGCGGATCGGCGAAGCCGGTCAAGGCCGAGAGGTAGTCGCGGATCTCCTCGCGGCTGAAGGGCTCGAGCTTGACGAGGCTGGCGCCTTCCACATCCTCGACCGCTTGCTCGCCGGCGGCGACCAGCAAGACCGGGAAGCGCTGATGGTAAAGGCTCAAGCCCAACCGGCGGATCAGCTCCGGTTCCAGGTCGTCGTAGATCAGGCAGGTCGGCTCGCCCAGCTCCGGGATTTCCCGCTCCTGGGGGCTTAGGGTGCGGATGCCCGCCAATTGGCTCTGGAAGCGGATCTCCTTGAGGAGGCGGCTCTTGCCGACGCCGGTCGGGCCGCTGATCGCGAGCAGCCGGCCCTTGGCCTCGCCGCCCACGCGGAAGGCCTCGTCGAAAAGTTTTTGATAAGCGGCCATCGCGGAGCGCCGCCCGATCAGCTTGGTCTCGTTGGGCAGGTAAGAAAGCGAGGTCTCGGCGGTTTCGAGCGAGACCTTTTTCCCCGAGAGCTGGGCGAAGAGCCGGAGGGCTTGGCCGGCGGTGGCCGGGCGCTCCGAGGGATTCTTCTTCATCAGGGCCGCCAGGGTTTCGGAAAAGGCCTCCGAGATCTTGGGATTCGATTGGCGGGCCGGCGGCGGGATCAATTTTTCCTGGCGGCGCAGCATCTCGGCCAAGCCCTTGGCGGCGAAGGGGTTGGAGCCGGTGGCGCACTCGTAGAAGGTGAGGCCCAGGCTGTAGAGGTCGGCCCGGGTGTCGGGCCGGTGGCCGAGGACGATCTCCGGCGCCATGTAGGCCGGCGTGCCGGCCAATTGGCCGCGGGGCTTGAAGCCGGCCATGCCGAAGTCGATGAGCTTCACCGCTTGGCCTTGATGAAGGAGCAGGTTCTCGGGCTTGAGATCGAAGTGGGGGATGCGGCGGCTGTGCAAGTACTCGAGAGCTCGCAGGGCTTGGAGGAAAAGCTCTTCGATCCGCTCGGGGTCGGCTTGGCGAGTGCCGGCGAAGATGTCGCCGCCTTCGACGAACTCGCTGGTGTAATAGTGCCGGCCGGTGGCCGAGTCCTGGCCGAAGTCGAGGATCTTGGCGATGTGGGGATGGGAGAGCTGCTTGAGGATCGAGAACTCGGCCTTGAAGTGGGCGGCCGCTTCCTCGGGGCTCATGCCGCCGATGGCTTGCTTGAGCAGCTTCAGCGCCAGCCTTTGCTTGCCCTTCTGGACGAGGTAAACCTCGCCGGCCAAACCTTGGCCCAGGGCGCGCAAAATTTGATATTCCCGATCGATGGTCTCCATGAGGCAACTCCCGAGTTTTTAGGACCGATAAATATTAAAGAAATCCGAGGGGCTGCTGGGCACACAGCTAGATTTCAATGCAATATTCGGGGGTTAAATCGCATTCCCGACCCAATTTTCCAAAAATTATACATTTTTGGCTCGGCCGGCGACTATCAAAATTCTATAATTTAAAAAGATTTTTTCAAACCTTTGAAGGTTTATTTTCTCGTTCTCAGGCTGCTAAGCTGGCTTTAGTTCGTTCTGGGAAAGGGACCCGCTTCATGATCCATTGGAAAGAAGGCTTCCGGCGATCCGCTTGGGCTTTGGCTCTGTTGGTCGCCGCTTGCACCGGTGGCGCCGGCGGCCCCGGCGCGGCGCTCGATGGCGGTGGCGGCGGACCCGGCGGTCCGGTCGGCGGCGGCAATTACGCGGCCGGCCCGGTTTCTTTGCCGTCTTCAGCCAATGCGCCGCTCAATCCCGTCGAGTGGGCCCAGATTTCCTGCGTCAATCTGCCGGGCCCTGAGTTCAATTGCTCGGGCCGCCCCAAGTCGGTTCCGGCCAACACCAAGATCGAGTTTCGCGTCTACGCGGCGGCCGCGGTCAATCCCCGCGACAGCTTCGAAGTGGTCGCGGACGGCGAGGGCTCTTGGACGGTTTCTCGGAACGGAGTTCCCGGCGAGACCGTGGAGATTTGCCCGGTCCTTTACGGCGGCTGTTACGCCACCCGCTACGTGGTGATCCCGCCGGAGAACGTCGGCGTTGAGGCCATTCAGGGCACCGGTAAGCGATTGGTCATCGATTCTCAAGGCAAGAGCTGGCACTCTCGCCTGCTGAACTGGATCGTCGGCGAGGCTCATGCCGCCGACGCCCCGCCGGTGGTCACCTCCGAATGCCGCGGGCTTGTGGCCGAGCCCGAGGTCGTCGCTCCCGAGGCTCCGAAGTGCCACCTCTACAGCCAGGTTCCCGACTCCTTGCCCAAGATCGAGGTCAGCTTCGAGGCATGCAATCAGAGCGATATCACGGCCATCGTTCCGACCGCCGACCCTTCGACCCTGGACTCTCTCCTGCTGGTGGCGGTCCGGCGGTCGATTTATCTCGTCAAGACCGGCAGCAACCCGGTGGTGCTGCGGCGCTATAACTTTCCGGGGAATGTGACCGCCATTCTTCCCCAAGGCGAGCATTTCTCGGTTTTGGTCGCCTCGCCCGAGCGTCCGCTCTTCTTTCTCGACTTGCGGAATCGCGGCAATCCCCAAGAAGTCGGCTGCTATGATTTGGACGAAGACTTGAGGGGACTGAAGCAGGTGACCTCCTCCCACAGCCAGGGCCGGGATTTCGCCCTGGTCGGCTATTTCGAGAACGAAGGAGTCGCCGAGTACCGGGTCCTAGTGGGCGCCTATGTCGCGGGTGGAACCAGCTTCGCCCAGCTTCCGACGACGTTGCTGCGCTCGGCCTCGCCGATGGAGGTTCGAATCCTTGACGCCAAGGACACGGCGGTGATCGTGGCGGTTCTGCAGAACGCCGAGAAGATGTTGACCCTCATCCGCCATCCGTATTCCACTCTGGGCTTGATCTATCTTTACGGCTCGGGCCCGGTTGACACGACTTATCAAACCAACCTCGGAGCGCTGTCCGTCAGCTCGGCGCCCTACGCGGTGCAAAGTCCGCAGCTTTTGGAAGTCGATCAGCAATTTCGTGAGATCGGTTTCATCGATTTCACCGAGGGCGGCACCAAGCTGGTGACGATTCCCTACGGTCTCACGCCCAACATGCGGACCTACCCGGACAGCACCGCGATCAGCGAGATTGGGCGGGAAGCGCCGGCCTTCTTGCGGGTCGACACCGCGACCCGGGACGGGACCTGGATTTACGGCGGCAACCACGGGCAAGTGCGGACTTTGAAGCCGGTTCACAATCTTATCTCGCTCGAGGAGATCACACTCGAGGACAGTTGAGGCGGGGCTCATGGCAGGCGGGTTCAAAATGGTGAAGAAGCTGGCTTTGCTGGCGACCTTGCTCGCCTGCACCGGCGGCGGCGGTCCGATGGGCGGTTCGGGCCCGGTCGGCGGCGCCCTGGATTCGGGTGGGAATTACGCGGCCGGTCCGGTCTCCTTGCCCAGCCCCGGCACCCTCAATAAGAATCTCATCGTCTGCGACAACGTCTCGGGCCCGCGGGTCGAATGCCGGGGCTCCGACGGCGCGGCGCCGGCCAATGCCAAGATCAAGCTGACGGTCTATTCGCGCTTCTCGGCGATTCAGAAAAGCTGGACCGACTACATCATCCCCTCGGCCCATGCCTTGGTCGGCAACACCGATTTCTGCGATGCCAATCAAACCGGGGCCTTCGGCCAAGCCGGCGAGTGCTCGGTGGTGGCCGCGGCCGGCGAGAAAGTCGGCCTCTGCGTGGCCGCTCCCGACAATAGCTGCGCCGGGCCCGAGCTGGTTTTGACGGTGCCGGTCGAGGGCGGATCGGTCAGCGGCGGAACCGGCACGATCAAGAGCCTTTCGGTCGATCCCGACGGCAGCATCATTCTGGGCCGGGCTCCGGCCAAGAAAAGCTGGTCTTGGACCGATCTGTTTTTCGGCACCGCCCACGCCGAGCCGACCTCGAGCGCGCCGGTCTTGGCCATACCGCCGGCGGTCGCCTCGACCTGCGTCGGTTTGATGGTGGCGACGGCGGGGCCGACGGCTTACCAAGCGCCGGCCGGAAAATTCCTGGTCATCAAGAAGAAAGTCGGC
The bacterium genome window above contains:
- a CDS encoding LysM peptidoglycan-binding domain-containing protein, which codes for MRRLALPILLLVFLIGACGSSPKQAKSSHHKAKKYSDIAVEGNNSRRGQAVTEDEDASLEDVIYDSLGHRSGTGVHYGKHSIASGSYDIPMTDNRYVQKWIDYFTGRGRGHFARYLARSGRFIPYMHSVLKKYGVPSDIVYLSMIESGFNTRAASWASAVGPWQFIKSTGAMYGLNVDYYVDERRDIEKSTHAAAQHLKDLYDEFGHWYLAFAAYNAGAGKVRNAINRHGTNFWDMVEGNYLRQETKDYVPKIIAAAMISKNPSRYGFREVEYQVPIDYEKVKMSSATDLEVAAECAGVDPDLIRLLNSELLQDMTPPHIQGYALKIPRGTRDRFMRKYASLSPSQRMRAIEYVVRGGDSLGEIADRFGVSEAQIAKANPGDVEVRHIKKTEKVKVYGKRGKFKWQKRSFTVARYEVDSGSRLTIPRGGVSKSDSMRDDAAARAASREFGINVARADSDLPKGKNKKDKDKKDKKKPKEEVQIAAREPLPVAAPPAQPSGPKSDDLAVEGDPFAKPAEVETARSASTGSSDLSPMTGAPAEKTDVNRGTPMAFNDRPDGAGPSENQLQQAVDSLGVNRDEPAVGDPAGGSAPAAAEAPAEAAAPVAAKRAPAAPKAKPSIYTVKRGDTLSEVAQAHGVSVEQLKQWNGRKLAHGLQSGSKIVVQAPAAPAKSPTSTRVAAAKPAKTIRYKVKRGDNLTTIAKRHDTTTAELLKLNGMKSPKIVPGTMLVVRRAK
- a CDS encoding sigma 54-interacting transcriptional regulator, coding for METIDREYQILRALGQGLAGEVYLVQKGKQRLALKLLKQAIGGMSPEEAAAHFKAEFSILKQLSHPHIAKILDFGQDSATGRHYYTSEFVEGGDIFAGTRQADPERIEELFLQALRALEYLHSRRIPHFDLKPENLLLHQGQAVKLIDFGMAGFKPRGQLAGTPAYMAPEIVLGHRPDTRADLYSLGLTFYECATGSNPFAAKGLAEMLRRQEKLIPPPARQSNPKISEAFSETLAALMKKNPSERPATAGQALRLFAQLSGKKVSLETAETSLSYLPNETKLIGRRSAMAAYQKLFDEAFRVGGEAKGRLLAISGPTGVGKSRLLKEIRFQSQLAGIRTLSPQEREIPELGEPTCLIYDDLEPELIRRLGLSLYHQRFPVLLVAAGEQAVEDVEGASLVKLEPFSREEIRDYLSALTGFADPPAALVEELERRSAGSPRFLTELLEELIRRGALFDEQGRWSADTLEDLGIDFSSAQASANLEEALAKELAKLDQPARELLEWIALSPEPVSAELLQAASKADDLHYWMLELLNLGYLQRDEAAQAYRIANPFLQSHLQKALSPGKSAAAHAAWAAALASREGKIGERLYHLGRAGAGRESREALVELARRLEKKGDFQKALENLELAEGLATDDVEAAIHIRLKIGEELIGLGKLNEALAHFDETRERLKKLSNSEINVRLKVSTLEHLGAAYIRANSLEKAKASFHAGLTLMEEFPGAEPQKKVIFENYLGRIQYQEGRLPEAEETFKQAHAQWLDLPEEQRRRVINNDLGEVLMALGRHEEARDFLLKQLELFREIQNEPLQVKAFYNLAETEAALDRQDTAIDYFKRAIDLAKSQKNFDMLLRAYNGIGRIYHLRQDFENSRKYYDRALTIAQKLQDFQSQAGIETNLGIVLASLDRLSEATPHLKVAVRLAESLGKGLYEQYFLASAKLELGDVLRRQKEFEAAQGLVREAEAIAESQEALAPLLFPVKVTLARLHLDRDRRAEAEEIIQALKKRELSSNEQIEITKLENMLAAGPGAGSREPAATAANFEYTRESQRSALFNPLADSDYAKLLQLTRFINAETNLDFVLKSVLQYALELSGAERGLILLLDERERLEVRASINTAVNANLTEISSKVAEQALQSGEIVESDDASQDGRFNEYQSVMILKLRSILCLPIHSRNKTVGVLYLDHRYRPGAFDKTRLPILQAFCDQAGLAIENAKLFEAYEKAQAALKARLEQAEAEAEHYHELLGEGAGKLPTRYAYENIVAKGKAMYEVFKLLDKITETNISVFINGETGTGKELIAKALHYNNKQRAQARFVAINCGGIPPNLIESELFGYKAGAFTGASKDKKGLFAEADGGTIFLDEVAELEMGLQVKLLRALQEGEIIPVGDSKPVKFDARVISASHKNLESLIEQGLFREDLYYRVCQIRIPLPPLRERKEDVPALAERFVANYAKEHGQKKPPKISGGLLKRLLDYDWPGNIRELENTIRVACALAEGGELTPKALPEHFGKRQGPASAAVAARPISAASTSTSRNAEEVAETARIDAHNAYDNRRTWEDYEKVIFAKAYAAADFKPAAAAASLDVSMATFYKRIKDFSLNEKSNPLFKDGFLLSQGKTLKDYLENIFWAAYQASGEKAYTAIKWLDVSQGHFYNVLKRAKANRSL